One window of Channa argus isolate prfri chromosome 4, Channa argus male v1.0, whole genome shotgun sequence genomic DNA carries:
- the myrf gene encoding myelin regulatory factor isoform X4, producing MDVEGETEALQRFFEGHDITSSLEPPNIDTSILEEYITKEDDSTDICFSEVHSTPGPNYSAPQAGVSSSGGLVCGVSPPISLRQGAPHPGPHNCQNAYTQGPSLGLRHNYSCVGQQQHQQHQQQQQGHVKPEHRGHYAPGTLPESPPDSSSEPYSPQQVNDPHLIRTMTPENMCHMTPTPPLPPHGHYPSMHRDLYMKAEPMISQYPMGPATSGSGDMQQTQMLHQLLQHPQGQDGIPVHQAKKRKHSDSPNSTVNSQILTGIIKQEPGLMQDAENTYLDPNYQCIKWQPHQQNKWTPLYDANCKELPMPTYRVDADKGFNFSLADDAFVCQKKNHFQVTVYIGMLGDPKYIKTSDGLQPIDCFYLKLNGVKVEAMNQSISVEQSQSDRSKRPFKPVLVTLPSEQVTKVTVGRLHFSETTANNMRKKGKPNPDQRYFMLVVALHAQSHSQSYTVAAQVSERIIVRASNPGQFESDNEVLWQRGQLPDSVYHHGRVGINTDRPDESLVVHGNLKVMGSLVHPSDIRAKENVQEVDTTDNLKRISQMRLVHYHYKPEFAATVGIENTAETGVIAQEVQQILPEAVKEGGDVVCSNGETIPKLLVVNKERIFMENVGAVKELCKLTDNLETRIDELERWSRKLAKLRRLDSMKSTVSGGTVSQSGSYFSRTGSGPLKKKTVKPGSKNPPQDPGCISQRFMQGTILALVIVMAFSVISMSVLYVLTLHHRGEISERDGYVPSCVFYISWMPIFTATVSFCPPVCPWSRAALGASHDIAYTPLSPTPAPACCSTTTAYNQSATVLTLTNNQSTTDLGSAFPTPGTTNKKPKSRLLDKDFHSRNRLSHTSSPLYFAKSKRPPPTDLDGVGATNRLPGTHSVPRRQRSLHTKGGRSAPFLTSLHIVETNQEITAQRCATPKNCSYTVSLHGIRNSSISQITFHMTSTHSLWVQQCGATKGRLCPNHTQAELYGDQRTSTKGTHHLWSVPVSSFQDITFHFRVSLSGEVSCATVEETSSYSDYYFLIQSSCV from the exons GTCCTCCTCTGGGGGCCTGGTGTGTGGTGTGAGCCCCCCTATTTCACTACGTCAAGGAGCCCCCCACCCTGGGCCCCATAATTGTCAGAACGCATACACTCAGGGTCCATCCCTGGGCCTCCGACACAACTACTCCTGTGTGGGCCAGCAgcaacaccaacaacaccagcagcagcagcaaggtCACGTCAAGCCTGAGCACAGGGGCCACTACGCTCCAGG GACACTTCCTGAATCTCCCCCAGACTCCAGCTCAGAGCCGTACTCTCCTCAGCAGGTGAATG ATCCTCACTTGATCCGGACCATGACACCTGAGAACATGTGTCACATGACGCCAACGCCACCCCTCCCACCACACGGGCACTATCCCAGCATGCATCGAGACTTGTACATGAAGGCTGAGCCCATGATATCACAGTATCCTATGGGACCAGCCACAAGTGGAAGTGGGGACATGCAGCAGACGCAGATGCTCCATCAACTACTGCAGCACCCTCAGGGGCAAGA CGGCATCCCTGTCCACCAGGCCAAGAAGAGGAAACACTCTGACTCTCCCAACAGTACAGTCAATTCCCAAATCCTCACAGGTATCATCAAACAAGAACCAG GTTTAATGCAGGATGCAGAGAACACCTACTTGGACCCAAACTATCAGTGCATTAAGTGGCAACCTCACCAGCAAAACAAGTGGACACCACTATATGATGCAAACTGCAAAGAGCT tcCGATGCCAACCTACCGTGTTGATGCTGACAAAGGCTTCAACTTCTCCTTGGCTGATGATGCTTTTGTTTGCCAGAAGAAGAACCATTTCCAGGTCACAGTATACATAGGCATGCTGGGCGACCCCAAGTACATCAAGACAAGTGACGGCCTTCAGCCCATTGACTGCTTCTATCTGAAACTCAACGGAGTGAAG GTGGAGGCCATGAACCAGTCCATCAGTGTGGAGCAGTCGCAGTCTGATCGCAGCAAGAGACCCTTCAAGCCAGTGCT TGTCACCCTGCCCTCAGAGcaggtcacaaaagtgacagTGGGGCGGCTCCATTTTAGCGAGACCACAGCGAATAATATGAGGAAGAAGGGCAAACCAAATCCCGACCAGAG GTATTTCATGCTGGTGGTGGCTTTGCATGCTCAGTCCCACAGTCAGAGCTACACTGTGGCTGCCCAGGTGTCTGAGAGGATCATCGTCAGG GCGTCCAACCCAGGCCAGTTTGAAAGTGACAATGAGGTTTTGTGGCAGCGTGGCCAACTGCCAGATTCAGTCTACCACCACGGCAGAGTCGGCATTAACACTGACCGGCCGGACGAGTCTCTTGTTGTGCATGGCAACCTGAAGGTCATGGGCTCCCTGGTACACCCGTCTGACATCAGGGCCAAAGAAAATGTCCAGGAG GTCGACACCACAGACAATTTGAAACGGATTTCTCAGATGAGGCTGGTCCATTATCATTACAAACCTGAGTTTGCTGCCACCGTGGGCATAGAGAACACTGCAGAGACTG GAGTGATCGCTCAAGAAGTCCAGCAAATATTGCCTGAAGCAGTGAAAGAGGGGGGTGATGTGGTGTGCTCCAATGGAGAAACTATTCCCAAACTGTTAGTTGTCAACAAG GAGCGTATCTTCATGGAGAACGTGGGGGCAGTGAAGGAGCTGTGTAAGCTGACAGACAACCTGGAGACTCGTATAGACGAATTGGAGCGCTGGAGCCGCAAACTGGCCAAGCTGCGTCGTCTTGACAGCATGAAGAGCACAGTGAGTGGAGGCACTGTCAG TCAATCGGGGAGTTATTTTAGCAGGACAGGAAGTGGTCCGCTTAAGAAGAAAACAGTCAAACCTGGGAGTAag AATCCGCCCCAGGATCCAGGCTGCATCAGTCAGAGGTTCATGCAGGGAACCATCCTCGCATTGGTCATTGTCATGGCCTTCAG TGTTATTTCCATGTCTGTCCTTTATGTCCTGACTCTTCATCACAGAGGAGAAATTTCAGAAAGAGATGG CTATGTTCCTTCCTGTGTTTTCTACATATCTTGGATGCCCATCTTCACTGCCACTGTATCTTTCTGTCCACCTGTCTGCCCATG GTCCAGAGCTGCCCTGGGAGCCTCACATGACATTGCATATACCCCACTGTCCCCCACCCCTGCACCTG CTTGCTGTTCAACCACAACCGCATACAACCAATCAGCTACGGTTCTAACATTGACTAACAACCAGTCAACCACTG ATTTAGGCAGCGCATTTCCCACACCTGGCACTACAAATAAGAAACCAAAATCCAGACTACTGGACAAGGATTTCCACAGTAGAAACCGACTAAGTCACACCTCATCAcctttgtactttgccaaaTCCAAACGGCCTCCCCCAACAGACTTGGATGGGGTGGGAGCTACCAACCGTTTGCCTGGGACTCATTCAGTGCCACGTAGACAACGCAGCCTACACACAAAGG GAGGAAGGTCAGCTCCCTTCCTGACTAGTCTTCATATTGTGGAGACAAACCAGGAGATCACAGCACAACGTTGTGCAACACCCAAGAACTGCAG CTACACAGTATCACTTCATGGAATAAGAAATTCCTCCATCTCACAAATCACTTTTCACATGAC TTCCACACACAGCTTGTGGGTACAACAGTGTGGGGCCACCAAGGGACGTCTATGCCCTAACCACACACAGGCAGAGCTCTATGGTGATCAAAGAACATCAACAAAG GGGACTCATCACCTATGGTCAGTGCCTGTGTCGTCTTTCCAGGACATCACCTTTCACTTTCGTGTCTCCCTGAGT GGTGAAGTGAGTTGTGCTACAGTGGAGGAAACCTCATCGTACTCTGACTACTATTTTCTCattcaaagcagctgtgtgtaA
- the myrf gene encoding myelin regulatory factor isoform X2: MDVEGETEALQRFFEGHDITSSLEPPNIDTSILEEYITKEDDSTDICFSEVHSTPGPNYSAPQAGVSSSGGLVCGVSPPISLRQGAPHPGPHNCQNAYTQGPSLGLRHNYSCVGQQQHQQHQQQQQGHVKPEHRGHYAPGTLPESPPDSSSEPYSPQQVNDPHLIRTMTPENMCHMTPTPPLPPHGHYPSMHRDLYMKAEPMISQYPMGPATSGSGDMQQTQMLHQLLQHPQGQDGIPVHQAKKRKHSDSPNSTVNSQILTGIIKQEPGLMQDAENTYLDPNYQCIKWQPHQQNKWTPLYDANCKELPMPTYRVDADKGFNFSLADDAFVCQKKNHFQVTVYIGMLGDPKYIKTSDGLQPIDCFYLKLNGVKVEAMNQSISVEQSQSDRSKRPFKPVLVTLPSEQVTKVTVGRLHFSETTANNMRKKGKPNPDQRYFMLVVALHAQSHSQSYTVAAQVSERIIVRVTSGHASNPGQFESDNEVLWQRGQLPDSVYHHGRVGINTDRPDESLVVHGNLKVMGSLVHPSDIRAKENVQEVDTTDNLKRISQMRLVHYHYKPEFAATVGIENTAETGVIAQEVQQILPEAVKEGGDVVCSNGETIPKLLVVNKERIFMENVGAVKELCKLTDNLETRIDELERWSRKLAKLRRLDSMKSTVSGGTVSQSGSYFSRTGSGPLKKKTVKPGSKNPPQDPGCISQRFMQGTILALVIVMAFSVISMSVLYVLTLHHRGEISERDGYVPSCVFYISWMPIFTATVSFCPPVCPWSRAALGASHDIAYTPLSPTPAPACCSTTTAYNQSATVLTLTNNQSTTDLGSAFPTPGTTNKKPKSRLLDKDFHSRNRLSHTSSPLYFAKSKRPPPTDLDGVGATNRLPGTHSVPRRQRSLHTKGGRSAPFLTSLHIVETNQEITAQRCATPKNCSYTVSLHGIRNSSISQITFHMTSTHSLWVQQCGATKGRLCPNHTQAELYGDQRTSTKGTHHLWSVPVSSFQDITFHFRVSLSGEVSCATVEETSSYSDYYFLIQSSCV, from the exons GTCCTCCTCTGGGGGCCTGGTGTGTGGTGTGAGCCCCCCTATTTCACTACGTCAAGGAGCCCCCCACCCTGGGCCCCATAATTGTCAGAACGCATACACTCAGGGTCCATCCCTGGGCCTCCGACACAACTACTCCTGTGTGGGCCAGCAgcaacaccaacaacaccagcagcagcagcaaggtCACGTCAAGCCTGAGCACAGGGGCCACTACGCTCCAGG GACACTTCCTGAATCTCCCCCAGACTCCAGCTCAGAGCCGTACTCTCCTCAGCAGGTGAATG ATCCTCACTTGATCCGGACCATGACACCTGAGAACATGTGTCACATGACGCCAACGCCACCCCTCCCACCACACGGGCACTATCCCAGCATGCATCGAGACTTGTACATGAAGGCTGAGCCCATGATATCACAGTATCCTATGGGACCAGCCACAAGTGGAAGTGGGGACATGCAGCAGACGCAGATGCTCCATCAACTACTGCAGCACCCTCAGGGGCAAGA CGGCATCCCTGTCCACCAGGCCAAGAAGAGGAAACACTCTGACTCTCCCAACAGTACAGTCAATTCCCAAATCCTCACAGGTATCATCAAACAAGAACCAG GTTTAATGCAGGATGCAGAGAACACCTACTTGGACCCAAACTATCAGTGCATTAAGTGGCAACCTCACCAGCAAAACAAGTGGACACCACTATATGATGCAAACTGCAAAGAGCT tcCGATGCCAACCTACCGTGTTGATGCTGACAAAGGCTTCAACTTCTCCTTGGCTGATGATGCTTTTGTTTGCCAGAAGAAGAACCATTTCCAGGTCACAGTATACATAGGCATGCTGGGCGACCCCAAGTACATCAAGACAAGTGACGGCCTTCAGCCCATTGACTGCTTCTATCTGAAACTCAACGGAGTGAAG GTGGAGGCCATGAACCAGTCCATCAGTGTGGAGCAGTCGCAGTCTGATCGCAGCAAGAGACCCTTCAAGCCAGTGCT TGTCACCCTGCCCTCAGAGcaggtcacaaaagtgacagTGGGGCGGCTCCATTTTAGCGAGACCACAGCGAATAATATGAGGAAGAAGGGCAAACCAAATCCCGACCAGAG GTATTTCATGCTGGTGGTGGCTTTGCATGCTCAGTCCCACAGTCAGAGCTACACTGTGGCTGCCCAGGTGTCTGAGAGGATCATCGTCAGGGTAACGTCTGGCCAT GCGTCCAACCCAGGCCAGTTTGAAAGTGACAATGAGGTTTTGTGGCAGCGTGGCCAACTGCCAGATTCAGTCTACCACCACGGCAGAGTCGGCATTAACACTGACCGGCCGGACGAGTCTCTTGTTGTGCATGGCAACCTGAAGGTCATGGGCTCCCTGGTACACCCGTCTGACATCAGGGCCAAAGAAAATGTCCAGGAG GTCGACACCACAGACAATTTGAAACGGATTTCTCAGATGAGGCTGGTCCATTATCATTACAAACCTGAGTTTGCTGCCACCGTGGGCATAGAGAACACTGCAGAGACTG GAGTGATCGCTCAAGAAGTCCAGCAAATATTGCCTGAAGCAGTGAAAGAGGGGGGTGATGTGGTGTGCTCCAATGGAGAAACTATTCCCAAACTGTTAGTTGTCAACAAG GAGCGTATCTTCATGGAGAACGTGGGGGCAGTGAAGGAGCTGTGTAAGCTGACAGACAACCTGGAGACTCGTATAGACGAATTGGAGCGCTGGAGCCGCAAACTGGCCAAGCTGCGTCGTCTTGACAGCATGAAGAGCACAGTGAGTGGAGGCACTGTCAG TCAATCGGGGAGTTATTTTAGCAGGACAGGAAGTGGTCCGCTTAAGAAGAAAACAGTCAAACCTGGGAGTAag AATCCGCCCCAGGATCCAGGCTGCATCAGTCAGAGGTTCATGCAGGGAACCATCCTCGCATTGGTCATTGTCATGGCCTTCAG TGTTATTTCCATGTCTGTCCTTTATGTCCTGACTCTTCATCACAGAGGAGAAATTTCAGAAAGAGATGG CTATGTTCCTTCCTGTGTTTTCTACATATCTTGGATGCCCATCTTCACTGCCACTGTATCTTTCTGTCCACCTGTCTGCCCATG GTCCAGAGCTGCCCTGGGAGCCTCACATGACATTGCATATACCCCACTGTCCCCCACCCCTGCACCTG CTTGCTGTTCAACCACAACCGCATACAACCAATCAGCTACGGTTCTAACATTGACTAACAACCAGTCAACCACTG ATTTAGGCAGCGCATTTCCCACACCTGGCACTACAAATAAGAAACCAAAATCCAGACTACTGGACAAGGATTTCCACAGTAGAAACCGACTAAGTCACACCTCATCAcctttgtactttgccaaaTCCAAACGGCCTCCCCCAACAGACTTGGATGGGGTGGGAGCTACCAACCGTTTGCCTGGGACTCATTCAGTGCCACGTAGACAACGCAGCCTACACACAAAGG GAGGAAGGTCAGCTCCCTTCCTGACTAGTCTTCATATTGTGGAGACAAACCAGGAGATCACAGCACAACGTTGTGCAACACCCAAGAACTGCAG CTACACAGTATCACTTCATGGAATAAGAAATTCCTCCATCTCACAAATCACTTTTCACATGAC TTCCACACACAGCTTGTGGGTACAACAGTGTGGGGCCACCAAGGGACGTCTATGCCCTAACCACACACAGGCAGAGCTCTATGGTGATCAAAGAACATCAACAAAG GGGACTCATCACCTATGGTCAGTGCCTGTGTCGTCTTTCCAGGACATCACCTTTCACTTTCGTGTCTCCCTGAGT GGTGAAGTGAGTTGTGCTACAGTGGAGGAAACCTCATCGTACTCTGACTACTATTTTCTCattcaaagcagctgtgtgtaA
- the myrf gene encoding myelin regulatory factor isoform X3, translating to MDVEGETEALQRFFEGHDITSSLEPPNIDTSILEEYITKEDDSTDICFSEVHSTPGPNYSAPQAGVSSSGGLVCGVSPPISLRQGAPHPGPHNCQNAYTQGPSLGLRHNYSCVGQQQHQQHQQQQQGHVKPEHRGHYAPGTLPESPPDSSSEPYSPQQVNDPHLIRTMTPENMCHMTPTPPLPPHGHYPSMHRDLYMKAEPMISQYPMGPATSGSGDMQQTQMLHQLLQHPQGQDGIPVHQAKKRKHSDSPNSTVNSQILTGIIKQEPGLMQDAENTYLDPNYQCIKWQPHQQNKWTPLYDANCKELPMPTYRVDADKGFNFSLADDAFVCQKKNHFQVTVYIGMLGDPKYIKTSDGLQPIDCFYLKLNGVKVEAMNQSISVEQSQSDRSKRPFKPVLVTLPSEQVTKVTVGRLHFSETTANNMRKKGKPNPDQRYFMLVVALHAQSHSQSYTVAAQVSERIIVRASNPGQFESDNEVLWQRGQLPDSVYHHGRVGINTDRPDESLVVHGNLKVMGSLVHPSDIRAKENVQEVDTTDNLKRISQMRLVHYHYKPEFAATVGIENTAETGVIAQEVQQILPEAVKEGGDVVCSNGETIPKLLVVNKERIFMENVGAVKELCKLTDNLETRIDELERWSRKLAKLRRLDSMKSTVSGGTVSQSGSYFSRTGSGPLKKKTVKPGSKQNPPQDPGCISQRFMQGTILALVIVMAFSVISMSVLYVLTLHHRGEISERDGYVPSCVFYISWMPIFTATVSFCPPVCPWSRAALGASHDIAYTPLSPTPAPACCSTTTAYNQSATVLTLTNNQSTTDLGSAFPTPGTTNKKPKSRLLDKDFHSRNRLSHTSSPLYFAKSKRPPPTDLDGVGATNRLPGTHSVPRRQRSLHTKGGRSAPFLTSLHIVETNQEITAQRCATPKNCSYTVSLHGIRNSSISQITFHMTSTHSLWVQQCGATKGRLCPNHTQAELYGDQRTSTKGTHHLWSVPVSSFQDITFHFRVSLSGEVSCATVEETSSYSDYYFLIQSSCV from the exons GTCCTCCTCTGGGGGCCTGGTGTGTGGTGTGAGCCCCCCTATTTCACTACGTCAAGGAGCCCCCCACCCTGGGCCCCATAATTGTCAGAACGCATACACTCAGGGTCCATCCCTGGGCCTCCGACACAACTACTCCTGTGTGGGCCAGCAgcaacaccaacaacaccagcagcagcagcaaggtCACGTCAAGCCTGAGCACAGGGGCCACTACGCTCCAGG GACACTTCCTGAATCTCCCCCAGACTCCAGCTCAGAGCCGTACTCTCCTCAGCAGGTGAATG ATCCTCACTTGATCCGGACCATGACACCTGAGAACATGTGTCACATGACGCCAACGCCACCCCTCCCACCACACGGGCACTATCCCAGCATGCATCGAGACTTGTACATGAAGGCTGAGCCCATGATATCACAGTATCCTATGGGACCAGCCACAAGTGGAAGTGGGGACATGCAGCAGACGCAGATGCTCCATCAACTACTGCAGCACCCTCAGGGGCAAGA CGGCATCCCTGTCCACCAGGCCAAGAAGAGGAAACACTCTGACTCTCCCAACAGTACAGTCAATTCCCAAATCCTCACAGGTATCATCAAACAAGAACCAG GTTTAATGCAGGATGCAGAGAACACCTACTTGGACCCAAACTATCAGTGCATTAAGTGGCAACCTCACCAGCAAAACAAGTGGACACCACTATATGATGCAAACTGCAAAGAGCT tcCGATGCCAACCTACCGTGTTGATGCTGACAAAGGCTTCAACTTCTCCTTGGCTGATGATGCTTTTGTTTGCCAGAAGAAGAACCATTTCCAGGTCACAGTATACATAGGCATGCTGGGCGACCCCAAGTACATCAAGACAAGTGACGGCCTTCAGCCCATTGACTGCTTCTATCTGAAACTCAACGGAGTGAAG GTGGAGGCCATGAACCAGTCCATCAGTGTGGAGCAGTCGCAGTCTGATCGCAGCAAGAGACCCTTCAAGCCAGTGCT TGTCACCCTGCCCTCAGAGcaggtcacaaaagtgacagTGGGGCGGCTCCATTTTAGCGAGACCACAGCGAATAATATGAGGAAGAAGGGCAAACCAAATCCCGACCAGAG GTATTTCATGCTGGTGGTGGCTTTGCATGCTCAGTCCCACAGTCAGAGCTACACTGTGGCTGCCCAGGTGTCTGAGAGGATCATCGTCAGG GCGTCCAACCCAGGCCAGTTTGAAAGTGACAATGAGGTTTTGTGGCAGCGTGGCCAACTGCCAGATTCAGTCTACCACCACGGCAGAGTCGGCATTAACACTGACCGGCCGGACGAGTCTCTTGTTGTGCATGGCAACCTGAAGGTCATGGGCTCCCTGGTACACCCGTCTGACATCAGGGCCAAAGAAAATGTCCAGGAG GTCGACACCACAGACAATTTGAAACGGATTTCTCAGATGAGGCTGGTCCATTATCATTACAAACCTGAGTTTGCTGCCACCGTGGGCATAGAGAACACTGCAGAGACTG GAGTGATCGCTCAAGAAGTCCAGCAAATATTGCCTGAAGCAGTGAAAGAGGGGGGTGATGTGGTGTGCTCCAATGGAGAAACTATTCCCAAACTGTTAGTTGTCAACAAG GAGCGTATCTTCATGGAGAACGTGGGGGCAGTGAAGGAGCTGTGTAAGCTGACAGACAACCTGGAGACTCGTATAGACGAATTGGAGCGCTGGAGCCGCAAACTGGCCAAGCTGCGTCGTCTTGACAGCATGAAGAGCACAGTGAGTGGAGGCACTGTCAG TCAATCGGGGAGTTATTTTAGCAGGACAGGAAGTGGTCCGCTTAAGAAGAAAACAGTCAAACCTGGGAGTAag CAGAATCCGCCCCAGGATCCAGGCTGCATCAGTCAGAGGTTCATGCAGGGAACCATCCTCGCATTGGTCATTGTCATGGCCTTCAG TGTTATTTCCATGTCTGTCCTTTATGTCCTGACTCTTCATCACAGAGGAGAAATTTCAGAAAGAGATGG CTATGTTCCTTCCTGTGTTTTCTACATATCTTGGATGCCCATCTTCACTGCCACTGTATCTTTCTGTCCACCTGTCTGCCCATG GTCCAGAGCTGCCCTGGGAGCCTCACATGACATTGCATATACCCCACTGTCCCCCACCCCTGCACCTG CTTGCTGTTCAACCACAACCGCATACAACCAATCAGCTACGGTTCTAACATTGACTAACAACCAGTCAACCACTG ATTTAGGCAGCGCATTTCCCACACCTGGCACTACAAATAAGAAACCAAAATCCAGACTACTGGACAAGGATTTCCACAGTAGAAACCGACTAAGTCACACCTCATCAcctttgtactttgccaaaTCCAAACGGCCTCCCCCAACAGACTTGGATGGGGTGGGAGCTACCAACCGTTTGCCTGGGACTCATTCAGTGCCACGTAGACAACGCAGCCTACACACAAAGG GAGGAAGGTCAGCTCCCTTCCTGACTAGTCTTCATATTGTGGAGACAAACCAGGAGATCACAGCACAACGTTGTGCAACACCCAAGAACTGCAG CTACACAGTATCACTTCATGGAATAAGAAATTCCTCCATCTCACAAATCACTTTTCACATGAC TTCCACACACAGCTTGTGGGTACAACAGTGTGGGGCCACCAAGGGACGTCTATGCCCTAACCACACACAGGCAGAGCTCTATGGTGATCAAAGAACATCAACAAAG GGGACTCATCACCTATGGTCAGTGCCTGTGTCGTCTTTCCAGGACATCACCTTTCACTTTCGTGTCTCCCTGAGT GGTGAAGTGAGTTGTGCTACAGTGGAGGAAACCTCATCGTACTCTGACTACTATTTTCTCattcaaagcagctgtgtgtaA